One Setaria viridis chromosome 7, Setaria_viridis_v4.0, whole genome shotgun sequence genomic region harbors:
- the LOC117863613 gene encoding enoyl-[acyl-carrier-protein] reductase, mitochondrial, with protein sequence MEPTTHPPTILGWNAGLGWALKGRRGRKEEEEGGRKKKSRVEKPSQGYRTDDMAPPSRLLPATLQILRRRCASRFSTASSIVSPPSKAVLYDEHGAPDQVLRVADVPPVHLGDGDVCVRMLAAPINPSDINRIEGVYPIRPPLPGAVGGCEGVGQVHALGPAVTAPLSPGDWVIPSPSSFGTWQTYIVKNESMWHKVRSDVPMEYAATVTVNPLTALRMLRDFVQLNPGDAIVQNGATSIVGQCVIQLAKVHGIHTINIIRDRPGSEEAKGKLKQLGADEVFTESQLDMKNLKSLLGALPDPALGFNCVGGNAASLVLKFLRQGGTMVTYGGMSKRPVTAPTSYFIFKDISMRGFWLQKWMNSDKAEDCRTMIDYLLGLVHEGKLKYEMESIPFSEFSLALEKALGKHGSQPKQVVRF encoded by the exons ATGGAACCAACCACCCACCCACCTACCATCTTGGGCTGGAATGCTGGATTGGGCTGGGCTttaaaaggaagaagaggaaggaaggaagaagaagagggaggaaggaagaagaagagtagAGTAGAGAAGCCAAGCCAAGGGTACCGAACCGACGACatggcgccgccgtcccggTTGCTTCCGGCGACCTTGCAGattctccgccgccgctgcgcctcccgcttctccaccgcctcctccattGTCTCCCCGCCGTCCAAGGCCGTTCTCTACGACGAGCACGGCGCCCCCGACCAGGTGCTCCGGGTGGCGGACGTGCCGCCCGTCcacctcggcgacggcgacgtctGCGTCCGGATGCTGGCCGCCCCCATCAACCCCTCCGACATCAACCGCATCGAGGGCGTCTACCCCATCAGGCCGCCGCTCCCAGGCGCCGTCGGGGGTTGCGAGGGGGTGGGGCAGGTCCACGCCCTCGGCCCCGCCGTCACCGCCCCGCTCTCCCCAGGCGATTGGGTCATTCCATCCCCGTCCTCATTCG GGACATGGCAGACGTACATCGTCAAGAACGAGAGCATGTGGCACAAGGTCCGCAGCGACGTGCCCATGGAATACGCCGCCACCGTCACCGTCAACCCCTTGACCGCGCTCAGGATGCTCCGAGACTTTGTGCAACTCAATCCTG GTGATGCCATTGTCCAGAATGGCGCTACCAGCATTGTCGGCCAGTGCGTGATTCAGCTCGCCAAGGTACATGGAATTCACACCATCAACATTATAAGGGACAG GCCTGGCTCAGAGGAAGCAAAAGGTAAACTCAAACAACTTGGCGCAGATGAGGTGTTCACGGAATCTCAGCTAGACATGAAGAATCTCAAGAGCCTGCTG GGTGCTTTGCCGGACCCTGCATTAGGATTTAACTGTGTCGGAGGAAATGCTGCTTCTCTGGTACTCAAGTTTTTGAG GCAAGGAGGCACCATGGTGACATATGGCGGAATGTCCAAGCGACCTGTCACTGCTCCTACATCATATTTCATTTTTAAG GATATTTCCATGCGAGGGTTCTGGCTACAGAAGTGGATGAACTCAGATAAGGCGGAGGATTGCAGAACGATGATCGACTACCTCTTGGGCCTGGTGCACGAAGGCAAACTCAAATACGA GATGGAGTCGATTCCATTCAGTGAGTTCAGCTTGGCTctggagaaggccctgggcaaACATGGAAGCCAGCCAAAGCAAGTTGTGAGGTTCTGA